The Polypterus senegalus isolate Bchr_013 unplaced genomic scaffold, ASM1683550v1 scaffold_332, whole genome shotgun sequence genome includes a region encoding these proteins:
- the LOC120521461 gene encoding E3 ubiquitin/ISG15 ligase TRIM25-like: MAEAQLCGLQDEFTCSVCLDTLTDPVTIPCGHNFCLKCLTKNWDQSQEYSCPQCRHTFTTRPELKRITLLNEVVKKLKKTTLSSPPPQNYAGPGDVECDFCTGKKFRAVKSCLTCPASYCQTHLQPHYEGDALKHHKLVDPDRNLKKKLCEKHHKSLEIFCKTDDSCICLMCVVTEHKNHEMVELETEREEKE, from the coding sequence atggctgaagcccagctgtgTGGATTACAGGACGAGTTCACatgctcggtgtgtctggacaccctgactgaccccgtcACCATCCCCTGTGGCCATAATTTCTGCCTGAAGTGCCTCACAAAGAactgggatcagagccaagagTACAGCTGTCCTCAATGCAGACACACCTTCACCACAAGGCCTGAACTGAAGAGAATCACTCTGCTTAATGAAGTCgttaagaaattaaagaagacgaCACTCAGTTCTCCTCCTCCTCAGAATTATGCTGGCCCTGGAGacgtggagtgtgacttctgtactggtAAGAAGTTCAGAGCGGTGAAGTCCTGTCTCACCTGCCCGGCCTCCTACTGccagactcacctgcagcctcactatgaaggagacgccctgaagcaccacaagttggttgatcctgatagaaatctgaagaagaaactctgtgagaaacatcacaaaagtctggagatattctgtaaaactgatgattcctgtatctgcttgatgtgtgtggtgactgaacataaaaatcatgaaatggtcGAGCTGGAG